From Haloarcula hispanica ATCC 33960, the proteins below share one genomic window:
- a CDS encoding DUF7261 family protein yields the protein MTRRGQLVLVAATVIAVALVPIVLASLQLGYHDDVRATADYDDDPSADALRVLERAVATESTSIPSQYAWAANDSAVTAVRTGLQPRLDRLQTSRIEDGVHYNITYNGTATRQWKDANCPSGPDRQFGDCVADRGVVAQDRVGRTHVLAVGFDVTTTTERGETTVTVVLETSGRSSW from the coding sequence ATGACCCGGCGCGGACAGCTAGTCCTCGTTGCGGCCACGGTCATCGCTGTAGCGCTGGTCCCAATCGTGCTCGCCTCACTCCAACTGGGCTATCACGACGACGTTCGGGCGACGGCAGACTACGACGACGACCCGTCTGCTGACGCGCTTCGGGTGCTTGAGCGAGCCGTCGCGACGGAGAGCACGTCCATCCCGAGCCAGTACGCCTGGGCCGCGAACGATTCGGCAGTGACGGCCGTTCGGACGGGGTTGCAGCCTCGGCTCGACCGACTCCAGACCTCCCGAATCGAAGACGGTGTTCACTACAATATAACCTACAACGGCACTGCAACGCGGCAGTGGAAAGACGCGAACTGTCCGTCCGGGCCGGACCGCCAGTTCGGGGACTGCGTCGCCGACCGCGGCGTCGTCGCTCAGGACCGGGTCGGCCGCACGCACGTCCTCGCCGTCGGCTTCGACGTGACGACGACGACCGAACGCGGCGAAACCACCGTCACCGTGGTTCTGGAGACCAGCGGTCGGTCCTCGTGGTGA
- a CDS encoding DUF7262 family protein yields MRRAQLPLSLVEVALGTVLILGVALGFALGTPAPDTREPQLDAYASDTAALLANDSPRHDGATRLQEVVSSPAAFDRERDALSNRVARILPDNVLFRVETPHGAVGTPTPQGVSTGTATVPTGHGSVQIIVWYT; encoded by the coding sequence ATGCGTAGAGCCCAGTTGCCGCTGTCGCTCGTGGAAGTTGCCCTCGGGACAGTGCTGATTCTCGGCGTCGCGCTGGGATTTGCTCTTGGGACTCCAGCGCCGGACACCCGGGAGCCACAACTCGACGCCTACGCCTCGGATACGGCGGCACTCCTCGCTAACGACTCGCCGCGACACGACGGTGCAACGCGACTGCAGGAGGTCGTTTCGAGTCCAGCGGCATTCGACCGCGAGCGGGACGCGCTTTCGAACCGGGTCGCCCGTATCCTGCCCGACAACGTCCTCTTCCGGGTCGAAACACCGCACGGAGCGGTCGGAACACCGACGCCACAGGGCGTCAGCACTGGGACCGCAACTGTGCCGACGGGACACGGGAGTGTCCAAATCATCGTGTGGTACACATGA
- a CDS encoding DUF7263 family protein, whose product MTLSNRRCAHSTRAQTSLPALGIALVLLTVVTGLGVAMADTAIAGADRAPDERRVAAAIADRLVAAGGPLAARSNVLNKSRVDDFDQSALEGSAPPAGEYAVSVAVADEEIARSGTVHGGTRISRLVVVKSQEQRTLTPDLATTDAVTLPRRSAQATVTIDPPAGTTVWTVRANDRVVLHNRSGLDGSYEVPLVPYETTELRFQRAGQLEPGNVTVSYDAPRSTKETLVVTVDA is encoded by the coding sequence ATGACCCTGTCGAACCGTCGCTGTGCCCATTCTACTCGCGCACAGACGTCGCTACCAGCGCTGGGCATCGCGCTTGTATTGCTGACCGTCGTCACCGGACTGGGTGTCGCCATGGCCGACACCGCGATTGCCGGCGCAGACAGGGCCCCCGACGAGCGTCGGGTCGCCGCCGCTATCGCTGACCGACTCGTCGCGGCGGGCGGTCCACTGGCCGCCCGGAGCAACGTCCTCAACAAATCTCGGGTGGACGACTTCGACCAGTCGGCGCTGGAGGGGAGCGCACCGCCGGCCGGTGAGTACGCGGTCAGCGTCGCGGTGGCTGACGAGGAGATCGCACGCAGCGGTACGGTTCACGGCGGCACGCGAATCAGCCGTCTCGTCGTAGTCAAGTCTCAGGAGCAACGCACCCTCACGCCTGATCTGGCAACGACCGACGCGGTGACGCTCCCTCGCCGGAGCGCGCAGGCCACAGTAACTATCGACCCGCCGGCCGGCACGACCGTCTGGACGGTCCGCGCTAACGACCGGGTCGTCCTGCATAACCGAAGCGGGCTGGACGGCAGCTACGAGGTCCCACTGGTCCCTTACGAGACGACGGAACTGCGCTTCCAGCGGGCCGGGCAACTCGAACCTGGGAACGTGACCGTCAGCTACGATGCCCCGCGGTCGACGAAGGAAACCCTGGTGGTGACCGTTGATGCGTAG
- a CDS encoding DUF7266 family protein: MDNRALSTVVEKLLSMGLVLLYIGLVTTTLYGGTVPAYQSAVGAELGDRTLAEATARVEQAIPPDARAVSATVRVSLPETIDGAGYSIRTDGDALVLDHPDPEIGGRTQPLLPDRVDTFEGEWQSGSPTVVAVSGTRGSVTVTLEAER; the protein is encoded by the coding sequence ATGGATAACCGTGCGCTCAGCACCGTCGTCGAGAAACTGCTGAGCATGGGACTGGTGCTGCTGTACATCGGACTAGTGACGACTACGCTGTACGGCGGCACTGTCCCAGCGTACCAATCCGCCGTTGGGGCGGAACTCGGCGACCGGACGCTCGCCGAAGCCACGGCCCGCGTCGAGCAGGCTATCCCGCCGGATGCTCGGGCCGTCTCGGCCACTGTTCGGGTTTCGCTGCCGGAGACCATCGACGGCGCAGGATACAGCATCCGGACTGACGGGGATGCTCTCGTCCTCGACCATCCCGACCCCGAAATCGGCGGCCGAACACAGCCATTGTTGCCCGACAGAGTCGATACCTTCGAAGGCGAGTGGCAGAGCGGCAGTCCGACCGTCGTCGCTGTCTCCGGAACACGGGGGAGCGTGACGGTGACACTGGAGGCGGAGCGATGA
- a CDS encoding DUF7289 family protein codes for MIPDTDAQSHVVGVVLLLGLTVVALGGLTAVVGTVVDGHTATADETRVANTFETTFRPVEQTGHQTARVRFTAGRLTTAERELRVLNDSGVQRTVPIDAIVYDSGDSRVRFLGGSVVRGTAGNAWLESDPPVTATRDDTAVIVGAPLVNASGGTVSGTGGVSAHIRQNVSHERERLPADNYSVAIETETPRPFTESFQRVGATTRVRDIDGDGVQSVVATFPGRRTLYLVRHDMRTEVGHG; via the coding sequence TTGATTCCCGACACCGACGCTCAGTCACACGTCGTCGGCGTGGTGTTGCTGCTGGGACTGACCGTCGTCGCGCTCGGTGGACTGACGGCTGTCGTCGGGACCGTCGTCGACGGCCACACTGCGACTGCCGATGAGACCCGCGTCGCCAACACGTTCGAGACGACGTTCCGGCCGGTCGAGCAGACGGGCCACCAGACTGCTCGCGTCCGGTTTACTGCGGGGCGGCTGACCACTGCGGAGCGGGAACTCCGAGTCCTCAACGATTCGGGAGTTCAGCGGACGGTTCCCATCGACGCGATAGTGTACGACTCCGGCGACAGCCGCGTTCGGTTTCTCGGGGGCAGTGTCGTCCGCGGGACAGCGGGCAACGCCTGGCTCGAATCGGACCCGCCGGTGACGGCGACGCGGGACGACACGGCGGTCATCGTCGGTGCACCGCTCGTCAACGCCAGCGGCGGCACGGTGTCCGGAACGGGCGGCGTCTCCGCACATATCCGCCAGAACGTCAGCCACGAACGCGAACGGCTCCCGGCCGACAACTATAGCGTGGCTATCGAGACGGAGACGCCCCGTCCGTTTACCGAGTCCTTCCAGCGTGTCGGCGCAACCACGCGAGTCAGGGATATCGACGGCGACGGCGTTCAGAGCGTCGTGGCGACGTTCCCGGGCCGCCGGACGCTGTATCTGGTCCGCCACGATATGCGGACGGAGGTGGGGCATGGATAA
- a CDS encoding DEAD/DEAH box helicase produces the protein MTENSPAEAEFFNSTIDKLIEELLKNDLGVPYSTLYPVTDEELHRSVWLASYLANSDDENDRKKALALATLSYIRNKNSPDKSVYKQYLYIVLSRLGNLPAFENVRDEEGGEIQGSDSYENNGHIQTNSFETGIFNSYDPILNAELQTSKQEYQIDRDTVLSAFQNEIYDSLNKGKDVAISGPTSSGKSFIIREYINSKISEQNKFDTIYVVPTKALISEVCRKLSERFPDASIETGAHFTETNEEKNNETTFLVVTPERCLNLLSEENRSSISPSLVFFDEIQNLESGERGVIFESIIESLTTYWPRAQIVAAGPYLKNSGVTLSSLTDRDVKEIETKFAPVLQLKAILEFQRGGGNAPGQRLMNATIYSPSGEPLTTKVPEPEQVTFSDFNDNKKNSLPHILDEFASNSKNIIYASRRDFAEDRATKIAENRKNTADSEDIDDLVQFLRDSIHEEYSLANCVESGLAYHHGMVPKIAREEIERIYREEDSLDTIVSTPTLLQGVSLPAEKIFLVGDKKGQDDLTSFDFNNLIGRVGRLDTKLYGSIYCITTEDDEWAQEQFENAEEKEVEPVTENALNRPDELIDTLTKENIIEEDDGSLRYTGILLRNRFLRDPDSVDRYLEENGVNQNDREKIRFVLEETLKSIEIPKEIAKKSPTTDPILQNQLYKQVKENPTDWIVAKGRGGFSYEKLEKICKELNRIFKFTYDRSNGIDPPENEAENQIGPIIFAANQWLQGKSYKRMVQNRIDSDAVDDKGVNDSISNLFELVDNDIQFVLVKYFSILVKVLESLDRDDTQWMQKFDQMLDLGTMDTNEITLITKGVDRSVAVDVYIPSNVDDVTQYLNSNKDKIPDFYETHLKKQGILK, from the coding sequence ATGACCGAAAATAGCCCTGCAGAGGCCGAATTCTTTAATTCTACAATTGATAAGCTTATAGAAGAATTATTAAAAAATGATTTAGGAGTCCCATATTCTACTCTATATCCAGTAACTGATGAAGAACTACATAGGTCAGTCTGGTTAGCTTCCTACTTAGCAAATAGCGATGACGAAAACGATAGGAAAAAAGCCTTAGCATTAGCAACTCTTTCTTACATAAGAAATAAAAATAGCCCCGATAAAAGTGTTTATAAACAGTACTTATATATCGTCCTATCCAGGCTTGGAAACTTACCAGCATTTGAGAATGTGCGTGATGAAGAAGGAGGGGAAATACAAGGATCAGATTCTTATGAAAATAATGGACATATCCAGACTAATTCCTTTGAAACGGGGATCTTCAACTCATATGATCCAATTCTTAATGCTGAATTACAGACTAGCAAACAAGAATATCAGATCGATCGGGACACTGTTCTCTCAGCCTTTCAAAATGAAATCTATGATTCGCTGAATAAGGGAAAAGATGTGGCAATTTCAGGGCCAACATCTTCTGGCAAGTCTTTTATAATTCGTGAATACATAAATTCTAAAATTAGCGAGCAAAATAAATTTGACACAATTTATGTTGTCCCGACTAAAGCACTAATCAGCGAGGTTTGTCGAAAATTATCTGAGAGATTCCCAGATGCAAGTATCGAAACAGGTGCGCATTTTACTGAAACTAACGAAGAAAAAAATAACGAAACAACCTTTCTTGTAGTTACGCCAGAGAGATGTCTGAATTTACTTTCGGAAGAAAACCGGTCATCAATATCCCCATCGCTTGTGTTCTTTGATGAAATTCAAAATCTTGAATCTGGAGAAAGAGGCGTTATCTTCGAGAGTATTATTGAGTCATTGACTACATACTGGCCCCGCGCCCAAATAGTAGCCGCAGGACCATATTTAAAAAATTCTGGCGTCACTTTATCATCACTCACTGACCGTGATGTGAAAGAAATCGAAACAAAATTCGCTCCGGTTTTACAATTAAAAGCTATACTTGAGTTTCAGAGGGGCGGAGGGAATGCACCAGGCCAAAGATTGATGAATGCTACCATTTATAGCCCTTCTGGTGAACCGCTGACAACTAAAGTACCGGAGCCTGAACAAGTTACTTTCTCAGATTTCAATGACAATAAAAAGAACTCGTTACCTCACATCTTAGATGAATTTGCAAGCAACTCTAAAAATATAATTTATGCAAGTAGGCGTGATTTCGCCGAAGATCGGGCTACCAAGATAGCCGAAAACCGAAAGAATACTGCTGACTCAGAAGATATTGACGATCTTGTCCAATTTCTCAGAGATAGTATCCATGAGGAATACTCGCTTGCGAACTGTGTCGAATCCGGATTAGCATATCATCATGGAATGGTCCCAAAAATTGCTCGGGAAGAAATTGAGAGAATATACAGAGAGGAAGATTCTCTGGATACAATTGTAAGTACACCAACGCTACTGCAAGGTGTTAGCCTACCCGCAGAAAAGATCTTTTTGGTAGGGGATAAAAAAGGGCAAGATGACCTCACTAGCTTTGACTTTAATAACCTAATTGGTCGTGTCGGCAGGTTAGACACCAAACTGTATGGTTCAATATACTGCATAACAACAGAGGACGATGAGTGGGCTCAAGAACAATTTGAGAACGCTGAAGAAAAGGAAGTAGAACCAGTTACTGAAAATGCTCTAAATCGGCCAGATGAACTGATTGATACATTAACCAAAGAGAATATAATTGAAGAAGATGATGGTAGTTTGCGCTACACTGGAATATTACTGAGAAATCGGTTTTTAAGAGACCCTGACAGCGTTGATAGGTATTTAGAAGAAAATGGTGTGAATCAAAACGATAGAGAGAAAATACGGTTTGTACTTGAGGAAACTCTCAAATCTATTGAAATACCAAAAGAAATTGCAAAAAAGTCCCCAACTACCGATCCAATATTACAGAATCAATTATATAAACAAGTGAAAGAAAATCCTACTGATTGGATAGTTGCTAAGGGAAGGGGAGGGTTTAGCTATGAGAAATTAGAGAAGATTTGTAAGGAATTGAATCGGATATTTAAATTCACGTACGATCGATCTAACGGTATTGATCCTCCGGAGAATGAAGCCGAGAACCAGATTGGGCCAATAATTTTTGCGGCTAATCAATGGTTACAAGGGAAATCGTATAAGCGAATGGTTCAGAATCGAATAGACTCAGATGCTGTTGATGATAAAGGGGTTAATGATTCCATATCTAACCTTTTTGAATTAGTGGATAATGACATTCAGTTCGTCCTCGTGAAGTATTTCAGTATTTTAGTGAAGGTTTTAGAGAGTTTGGATAGGGATGACACTCAATGGATGCAAAAATTTGATCAGATGCTTGATTTGGGAACGATGGATACTAATGAAATAACTCTGATTACAAAAGGGGTTGATCGCTCCGTCGCAGTAGATGTATATATACCATCAAATGTTGATGACGTAACCCAATATTTGAACTCTAACAAAGATAAGATTCCAGATTTCTATGAAACACATTTAAAGAAACAAGGAATATTAAAGTAG
- a CDS encoding HamA C-terminal domain-containing protein, whose product MSQLPDDHWASKTVIQEAELLEHIFEVDEKTSDNIRISRYCVSPGVDTLDYTSFINFLRKKFKYYVLSEEEVKQTEDAHYEAQTKSAYKLNAENEGIYGELILFAFVEALLDLPIASHKVAWTQNANDEVKGSDGLFYGHFDGEKSLAIGESKIKGQRSEAIKDSLNSINRFYSPEGTQMRKHELTVASNNLPQDLNKEEVKELSKVLTSGPGEHRTIHPMFICYESAKLQNVQESNLTRSELRDEIISEIKKYDVGEYIEEKIEENYPNVNKHWAIMMLMPVDDTTNLQETLKQQIYPYTNQ is encoded by the coding sequence ATGTCTCAACTTCCTGATGACCACTGGGCCTCTAAAACAGTCATTCAGGAGGCAGAATTGCTTGAACATATATTTGAAGTTGATGAGAAAACATCAGATAATATAAGAATTAGCAGATATTGTGTTTCCCCAGGTGTAGATACACTAGATTATACGTCGTTTATAAATTTCTTAAGAAAGAAATTCAAGTACTATGTCTTATCTGAGGAAGAAGTGAAACAAACGGAAGATGCACACTATGAAGCACAAACAAAGTCTGCTTACAAATTAAACGCAGAGAATGAAGGAATCTATGGAGAACTGATTCTATTTGCATTTGTTGAAGCCCTTCTTGACCTGCCAATCGCAAGTCACAAAGTCGCATGGACGCAAAATGCAAACGATGAAGTGAAGGGTTCCGATGGTCTGTTTTACGGCCACTTTGATGGTGAAAAATCCCTCGCAATCGGTGAGTCGAAAATCAAGGGTCAGCGATCAGAAGCGATAAAAGACTCATTGAACAGTATCAATAGATTTTATAGTCCTGAAGGAACTCAGATGCGTAAACATGAATTAACGGTTGCTTCCAATAATTTACCTCAGGATTTGAATAAAGAAGAAGTAAAAGAACTAAGCAAGGTTTTAACTTCAGGACCAGGCGAACATAGAACTATTCACCCAATGTTTATTTGTTATGAATCTGCCAAATTACAAAATGTCCAAGAATCTAACTTGACAAGATCAGAATTAAGAGATGAGATTATATCTGAAATTAAAAAATACGACGTAGGTGAATACATTGAAGAGAAGATTGAAGAAAATTATCCTAATGTAAACAAGCACTGGGCTATCATGATGTTGATGCCCGTTGATGATACAACAAACCTCCAAGAGACGCTAAAACAGCAAATTTACCCTTATACCAATCAATGA
- a CDS encoding helix-turn-helix domain-containing protein, with product MAIVAEILLADETLPLVGVADSIPSGELSISNAVGLEDGRLLLTVSVDAGSRDAFERELDARPQITDAADIGQTADGWFYKVVVDNAPDLIASHDPEEFEGVAMDATVTGDGIREQKVFSDYDAFSALRDRCAVNDIPLELLHIASDPENPGERDQFGLTDRQYRAMSVALSSGYYDSPRRCSTAELADKLDVSAAAASDLLRRAEKQLISSTVGPDQFRNALAQ from the coding sequence ATGGCCATCGTTGCTGAAATCCTCCTCGCGGACGAGACGCTTCCGCTGGTCGGCGTGGCGGACTCGATTCCGAGCGGCGAACTCTCGATTTCGAACGCCGTCGGCCTCGAAGACGGACGACTGCTGCTTACAGTTAGCGTCGACGCTGGCTCCCGCGACGCCTTCGAGCGAGAACTCGACGCGCGGCCACAGATCACCGACGCGGCGGATATCGGGCAGACGGCCGATGGCTGGTTCTACAAGGTGGTCGTCGACAACGCACCGGATCTCATCGCGTCACACGACCCGGAGGAGTTCGAGGGCGTTGCGATGGACGCGACGGTCACCGGCGACGGGATACGGGAACAGAAGGTGTTCTCCGACTACGACGCGTTCAGTGCGCTACGGGACCGGTGTGCGGTCAACGACATCCCGCTCGAACTACTGCACATCGCTTCGGACCCCGAGAACCCCGGGGAACGCGACCAGTTCGGACTCACGGACAGGCAGTATCGGGCGATGTCCGTCGCCCTCTCCTCGGGGTACTACGACTCACCGCGTCGCTGTTCGACGGCGGAACTCGCCGACAAGCTCGATGTGTCGGCCGCCGCGGCCTCTGACCTCTTGCGTCGAGCCGAAAAACAACTCATCAGTTCGACAGTCGGCCCCGACCAGTTCCGGAACGCGCTCGCACAGTAG
- a CDS encoding SDR family oxidoreductase, translating into MSDESAADDQDAQRLAGDVAIVTGASSGIGEATAEALADAGASVALAARRADELEALADRIESAGGDALVVPTDVTDEDDIDSLVDATTDEYGRIDILVNNAGVMLLEPLERADRSNLRQMVEVNLLGLMNLTHAVLPVMQEQESGHIVNVSSVAGRRASADSSGYNATKFGVNAFTEAVRQEVTTQGIRTTVIEPGAVDTELATHVPDEQVLERFAEMDLPMLHPDDIARGIVYATSQPARVDVNELLIRPTGQDI; encoded by the coding sequence ATGTCAGACGAATCTGCAGCAGACGATCAGGACGCACAGCGGCTTGCAGGCGACGTGGCGATTGTAACCGGCGCATCGTCGGGAATCGGTGAGGCAACCGCGGAGGCGCTGGCCGACGCGGGCGCGAGCGTGGCGCTGGCGGCCCGCCGCGCTGACGAGCTAGAGGCTCTGGCGGACCGAATCGAGTCGGCTGGCGGGGATGCGCTGGTTGTGCCGACCGACGTGACCGACGAAGACGACATCGACTCGCTGGTCGACGCGACGACCGACGAGTACGGTCGCATCGACATCCTCGTCAACAACGCCGGCGTGATGCTCCTCGAACCACTGGAGCGGGCAGATCGCTCGAACCTCCGGCAGATGGTCGAGGTGAACCTGCTCGGACTGATGAACCTCACCCACGCAGTGCTTCCGGTCATGCAAGAGCAGGAGAGCGGCCACATCGTCAACGTCTCCTCCGTCGCGGGACGCCGGGCCTCGGCCGATTCGAGCGGCTACAACGCGACAAAGTTCGGTGTGAACGCGTTCACCGAGGCAGTCCGGCAGGAAGTGACGACACAGGGCATCCGGACGACGGTTATCGAACCGGGTGCTGTCGATACGGAACTCGCGACACACGTTCCGGACGAGCAAGTGCTTGAGCGGTTCGCGGAGATGGACCTCCCAATGCTCCACCCCGACGATATCGCTCGCGGCATCGTGTACGCGACGAGCCAGCCCGCCCGCGTGGACGTGAACGAACTCCTGATCAGGCCGACCGGGCAGGATATCTGA
- a CDS encoding FAD-dependent oxidoreductase: protein MAIETDVLVVGGGATGAGVARDLALRGIDVTLVERDGLTSGTSGRSHGLLHSGARYAEADRVGAEECITENRILKDIAGACIRDTGGLFVQLAGDDPDYFEAKRAACEDIGIPVETLDSDAAQERVPDLAAEVERAFEVPDAVIYPSRLVAANAADARDHGATIHPHAPVEDVLVEDGQVTGVRVGGAINDTIEADYVVNATGAWAGQFAAMADLDVEMQPTRGVMVSVEYDDLGPVLNRCRDPDDGDIVVPHEREAVLGTTSVPVRDPDEYETEQWEIEESIEECAAMLPPVADAPEVRTWWGVRPLYAPDEDERGGRGISRGFFLLDHADDGVDNMASIVGGKLTTYRQMAEATADLVCDGIGVDADCRTADRRLPSVDDPAQLDALVAEFDGQGPTDEDVVGSV from the coding sequence ATGGCAATTGAGACGGATGTCCTCGTCGTCGGTGGTGGCGCGACCGGCGCTGGCGTCGCTCGTGACCTCGCACTCCGTGGCATCGACGTGACGCTTGTCGAGCGTGACGGGCTGACAAGCGGTACCTCCGGACGCTCGCACGGGTTGCTGCACAGCGGTGCCCGCTACGCCGAGGCAGACCGGGTCGGTGCCGAGGAGTGCATCACCGAAAACCGGATACTCAAGGACATCGCCGGGGCCTGCATCCGCGACACCGGGGGCCTGTTCGTCCAACTCGCCGGGGACGACCCCGACTACTTCGAGGCCAAACGGGCGGCCTGTGAAGACATCGGCATCCCCGTCGAGACGCTGGACAGCGATGCAGCCCAAGAGCGGGTGCCCGACCTCGCCGCGGAGGTCGAGCGCGCGTTCGAGGTCCCTGACGCCGTCATCTACCCGTCGCGCCTGGTCGCCGCGAACGCCGCCGATGCTCGCGACCACGGCGCAACGATACACCCGCACGCACCTGTCGAGGACGTGCTCGTCGAGGACGGACAGGTGACCGGCGTGCGGGTCGGTGGGGCAATCAACGACACTATCGAGGCCGACTACGTCGTCAACGCGACCGGTGCCTGGGCGGGCCAGTTCGCCGCGATGGCCGACCTCGACGTCGAGATGCAACCGACGCGGGGCGTGATGGTCTCCGTCGAGTACGACGACCTCGGGCCGGTACTCAACCGCTGCCGGGACCCCGACGACGGCGACATCGTCGTGCCACACGAGCGCGAGGCCGTCCTCGGGACGACGAGCGTGCCGGTCCGCGACCCGGACGAGTACGAGACGGAGCAGTGGGAAATCGAAGAGAGCATCGAAGAGTGTGCGGCGATGCTGCCGCCAGTTGCAGACGCCCCCGAGGTCCGAACCTGGTGGGGCGTCCGGCCGTTGTACGCCCCAGACGAGGACGAGCGCGGCGGCCGCGGCATCTCGCGTGGCTTCTTCCTGCTCGACCACGCCGACGACGGCGTCGACAACATGGCGAGCATCGTCGGCGGTAAACTGACCACCTACCGGCAGATGGCCGAGGCGACGGCCGACCTCGTCTGTGACGGCATCGGCGTCGATGCGGACTGTCGGACTGCGGACCGAAGGCTCCCGAGCGTCGACGACCCGGCGCAGTTGGACGCGCTCGTGGCCGAGTTCGACGGTCAGGGACCGACCGACGAGGACGTGGTCGGGTCGGTGTGA